In Sander vitreus isolate 19-12246 chromosome 4, sanVit1, whole genome shotgun sequence, the genomic stretch AGTAGGCTTCTCAGAGATACCATGTAGTCGTTTTACGATTACATTACCATTAATCACGctagaaagtttttttttcctcttcttaaATATCTTTTCGCCTTTTACTGGCCAGGTACCAGCTTTGTGGGATCTCTTCATTTGATAGTTTTGGTCAAATCTTAAATTTCAGTCCCTGCCTCTAATTAAGTTTAACATTCCCCCTTCGACtcatttaaaagaagaaaaaaaatctcaatttcTATTCCCCACTTATTTGTGATGCAATCTTATGGATACAAGTCTTTAATTATTCAATTCCCAACTTTAGATTTCAACATTTTATTGTAGCAGAAATTTAACTGAGTGAAAGAGGTGACCGTGGAATTAATACTACCCAACAATCTAACTCTACTAGTATCCTGGCGCCATCTGCTGGCTGCATGACACTGGAAGAGCATGAAAAGGTGTGTTGATGGAAGCATGCCGCTCATTGGACATATAGCGCAGTCTTGCTTATAAAGTATTTAAGACAATTTACAAGAGCGTATGTGCACataagacaaacacacacgtgtgtgagagatagattgtgtgtgtatacacacacacaccttaattTCCCAAGATATATATATCCACAAAAGTTAgttcttattttatttcaagtAATACAATTATTGAAAAACTCAATAAAATTCTCATAATTACACAAAAACAGTGAAAtatttacaggcaacagaatGCCActgttaagaaaagaaaaggataagaagattaaaaaaaaaacaaccacaaagtgGCTTAAGATGCCTGCAGACAAACATCCACATGCAGTGATTTTGTAGACAAGCAGCTTCTGATAAATCATTTGTACACtggtgttcatgtttcacaccTTTGTACAGCATGTGTTTTGCACTACTCCGCCCTCACACGTACAGACCTCAGGTGTTGGGTGGAGGGGAACAAAGTGATTCACTGGGGGGACTCTTGCTTGTTCAGGGTTGTGGGTTTCTTGGTGGCGCTCTCAACCAACCAGGGGTGGGACAGGACTCCCTGGATGGACAGTCTGTGCATGGGGTTGTGCTTCAGCAGCCTGGCAACCAAGTCTTTGGCTCCCGCACTAATAGTGGACTGTGCAGGGTAAGTGTACTCCACCTGgatgatataaataaaaaagtacaaaGATTAAACAGCCATTATAAACAAAATTGTAGTGCAGGCCTGCAAACTCAAGTGGGATGAAAAAGGGGACAGTTCTGAAACTCTGCGGCTTGACAATATACAGCAGGTCAGTTGTTGGGGCGTCTAGCCATCTATGCTTTACCCTTGATATTTTGCGGTAGGTCTCCTCATGACTTTTTGTTTCAAAGGGGGGACTTCCAACCAGGAACTCGTAGCAAAGGACGCCCAGACTCCACAGGTCCACCTTTTCATCATGAGTTTTCCCCTCAATCATCTCAGGAGGCAAGTAGTCCAGCGTTCCACACAGCGTGGATCTCCTGAACAAGGGAAGAGAAATGgatgaagaaaaaaggaaaaaaagaaaaagaaaaaaagtctagaCAAAAGGGGAACCATTTCCTAACATGAGCACAGACACTGAAGCCAAACAAGTCAATTGCaacgcaaaaaaaacattacaatacCACCATTTCACTACTACTGGGCTCTACAGAGTCAATACTTCATTAAAGAAATAAGTTAACAACAAAAGTGTTGTTTGTACAAAAGCACATGTGCATACCTGGAGGAGGGTGTGTGAACAGACCAGCCAAAATCAGCAATCTTCAGCTCCCCGTTGGCCCCAAGTAACAGGTTCTCTGGTTTGATGTCCCTGTGGATCACCTTCTTGGAGTGGCAATAGTTGAGGGCATCTGCCAGCTCCATGATGTACTAGAACAGCACATAAGCATGGTGAATACAACATGCCTCACAGTTCAAGTGTATTTGACAGCATCCTCTCAAACTTCGAAACGTTCAATAACCACAGACAGACATCTCTCAATTCAATTTTACTTTAATCGGCACTTACTGTGGCACTTCTGGCCTCATCAAAacatccacagcgctgcagcTCACTGTACAGTTCCCCCTTGGGTGCAAACTCCAGGATAAGATACACACGAGACGCATCATGGAAGTAACCGTAGAGGCGCAAGATATTCGGGTGCCTGCAGGACAGCGAGGCAGAGGAGCATTCTGGGTATCAAACTATTTCAAAAGAGCAAAGGCGAACTAAATGAAGCCAGCGGCTGCGTCATAGAAGCTTTTACACATCAAACCAACAGATTTACAAATATGTACAGAATTATCCCCAACCCACTCACTTCAGTTTGTCTTGGTCACTCTTTAAAAGATGAGTTAGAAGAGGATATTTCAGTATTCAAGTTTAGCATCAATTCCATGTGGCAATTACTGTCAATATTGCAAAGTTCTCTTCTAGTATGTAGCAGTGGCTGCCGAGAACTGAGGCGACTagacatttccatttttatcCTCTTCATATGATTTGAGTTTGTGTTTGTAACATCGACCTTGTACCAGCCAACAAAACTAAGCGGGTTTGTCTTACCGGTGATTCAGAAATCAGGTTAGCAGCAACCAACGtccctttaaaatgtaataatgaaGATGAGCACTGTGTCAAAATGCCTCTGGTCAGCCCAACTACAGTCAGGATTCATATTGGGCATTACAGCACATAATTTAAACGCAACATTACCTGAGGTGAGACTGGATCTCCACTTCCCTCCTCAGCTGGTGCTCCACCCCGGCCTTCTCTAGCTGCTTCTTGAAGAGCACCTTCAGAGCCAAGATGAACCTACTTTGTCGCTCTCTGGCCATGTAGACATTGCCAAATTTACCCTTTCCTAGGGGACGGCCAATGTCAAAATTCTCCAGGCTCCACCGCTTGCTGTGTGAGCAGAAATGTCCATAGTCACAGACAACACAATTTGTAATCTTACCAAAAACTACATATGTAAAAAGAAGTATAGTGAATCACACTTAGACATACTTTGATGAAGAGGTGTTTGCAGAATCCTTCACGGCAGGTTTGTCTAATAAAagggagttaaaaaaaaaaaaaaaaagataagtgtCTTAAAATCCAGACGatcgatcgatagatagatagatagatagatctccCCCCACACACGCTTAGTTTGTCCACATTTTGTATTATGCTTACTTTGGGGCTTCTCCAGCTTTGCCGGTTCTGTTGGTGGTTTGGCCGGCTCCGGGTTAACCTTGCGCATGTCTTGCGTTTTTGGTTGGTTTTGTTGAGAAACACGTTTGGGCAGTGGTGTATCATGAGTAGAAGGGTTCACATTCTGATTAGCGGGGTGTGTGGACTTGATAGCAACAGAGGCATGAGATGCTGGTTTCTGGTGGCTCGTAGGCCTCTGAATGCGCTGAGGTCCATTCGACACACCTAGAACCCGATGATGTGGAGTTGGTGTAACTATAGCAATCTGTGACTGCTGTGACACTGGAATCCGCTTAGGCCCATCACCGTTTGTCTGCAATCAAAGATAATCACCAAACACTGAATAAACTGGCAACAATGAAGCCTCCCATCTATGTGCTTTGGTCCCTAACCATTTTACTAGCTGGTTAAACACTAAGATGATTCTTCTTTGACAACTAGTTAACGTTTACATTTGTATTGGCTCTTAAATCCTAAACACTGATTCTGTTGCTCTATTAACACTCAGCTGTATAGTTGTTTGTTCGGGTTTCTGCCTGTATGTGCATGCCTACTCATAGCCACGGGTCTGGTGTTTATAATTTTAAACCTGTAAAGTGTGCAGAGACTGATGTGCACTACAATTTTAAGTTGAAAGCTCAACGTATCAACATCAATATACAATGACAAAAGCTCAGAAAAGTCAGCAGTGActtcatattttttcatttgtatGGTCATGGTAATAGTATGCCTCACCTTCACTTCGGGCCTTGGAATTTTCATGTCCTTTGTCAGCTTAAACCTGGCAGAAGACTCCATtttctggaaagaaaaaaaaaaaaaaaaaatagtggagGTTGCTTCATTTGGAATCAAACAAATCATAAACACGTAATATAGGGTTtagagcaacaacaacaaaaaggtcaAATCACTAACACAAAGATAGTAACGTTAGTTATTAAACCGTAGTTAGACACTCCAGGGTCATAGTTTATTCAGCTACATTGTCTCAATGTACGAAATGAAAAATTAACTGCTGGCGTTATTATCACAATGGTTCCCACACATTTcccattaaaaaagtcatacttttcaaaacttaaaaaaagattatacTTTACTAGACTTCTCGGTAACGTTAGAAGACTAAATAGATTTTGCCCTTGTATAACGTTATGGCTCACAATTGCCGCCTGccccatgctgtgtgtgtgtgtgtgtgtgtgtgtatatatatatatatatacacacacacacacacacacacacacacatatatacatatatatatatatatatatatatatatatacacatacacacacacatatatatatatatacacacatacatatatatacacacacatatatatactatacatacatatatatacacacacatatatatatatatatatatatatatatatacacacacacatatatatatatatatatatatatatatatatatatatatatatatatatatatatatatatatatatatatatatatatacacacacacatatacatatacatatatatatatatatatatatatatatatatatatatatatatatatggatggatagatagatagatagatagatagatagatagatacacaagcaatattttacaatatttgttttcataCTGTCATTTCTATAACGTAGCTAACATATATAGACCTGGAAATCTTCTCGGAAATTCACGCTGCCGGAGACGTTAAACAATGTTACGTTAGCATGGGGCATCGCGTGGCTAACTTCACCGTGCGTTGTAGACTAGAACGTGAAATTCAGAGCTACGCTAATATTCGCTTTTTGCTAAACATTGCATCTAAAACATCCAACACAATACTATTGATAAGTATAAGATAACTTTACTTACCTAAAAATGTTATTGTACAACGACCGAGAGCAACGTCCCCGTTAGCTCTCAAGGAGGAAGCTTCACCctcgctagctaacgttagtggttAAAGTTACCTCGGTGAATTGTTATTTGTGGCTGACGTTACATAAATATTCAGCGTAACGTCAACAGGAGACTCCTTTTAAAAGCCGGTTCAACGTTGTGCGAAGCTAAAATCAGATAAATAGGGATCAAACTATAAAGTCGTACGTATTCAACTTCAAATGTGGGTGGCTAACACTTCCCCAAACACAGCTTGTTTGATTTCAAACGACCCTCTGTTGAAAACCTTTAAATACACCACAGCCTCCGATTGGCGGAGAGAATGCTTTGTGCTCGCTCACCATTGGCTGACGCGGGCTGTGGCGTCAGAAGGAATCCTCCCAAACAGCAGAGGGCAGCAGCAGAAAAGGTTGAGCTCTAGCCAAGGACCCTTTAACAGAACGAGCGACGGAGCAGTTAGTGTGGACActaactgggcctacaataacgtttagggtggcctaaagcctttatggTCAGCGTAAcgcttatcagttcaattttctaagcacaaacggacatttggaaaaacagaacccaaaatgggttcaaatatccaatttttcatttttttccaccttgacaaattaaaaaattggatctttaaACAGTTTTatcaattttctgttttttattcagaggatcagaaattgagaaaattacaaaattgcgtctgggctccaattattcaatactgcaatggTATTCTCTTCCTCTACTTTGTGGAGTATGCAGGTCATTAACTGCATatggaccaaaaaaaaaaaaaactgatagaCTTTGGGGTCAGAGGTGCTTGCAACTGATGGtttcgagtgtgtgtgtgtgtgtgtgtggggggggacgTAGCTAGGCGGAACGAGGGAGAGAATAccattgcagtattgaataattggagcccagacgcaattttgtaattttctaaatttctgatcctctgattaaaaacagaaaattggaaaaacTGTTTAAAGATCCAATTTTTGAATTTGTCAAGGcggaagaaaatgaaaaattggatatttgaacccatttttctgcttttccaaatgtccgtttgtgcttagaaaattgaactgataagcgttacactgaccctttatacatacctttttagttaATTCAAAGTATAGTCACATTAAGAGACTGATACAGCTGCTGCAAACTGTAAGCCAACACCTGGATTTCATCCTCTCAACACTCCTATTTTGGACATCCACATATTTTTTTACACACCTTTCCCTCAACACTTTGTATGAGATGGGCAGCTTTTTTCTTGTCAACTGACTTTCTTTGTCTGAGTCTTAGACGGTCAGATCTGGTGTAATTTTGTTTGTTATAATCTTTGTCAAATtattataggcctacaagtcctgGCCTGAGGCTCTCTGGTCATGCCTGCTTCATTCAGAGTCTGCCTCCTCATTGACAATTTGATTCAtcttttcagaaacattttgcGTGATATCTGGAATACAGATCATTTTAAAGTTGGAAATTGGAGTCAAAGTGtaaatgaattaaatatttCCTGTAGACTAGGCTTGGCGGTATTACGGTATACCAGGGTTATTTAGAAATCCCAACAGTATGATTTTCAACACCGtcaaaaatacagacacacCTCTTTCTATTACACTGATACAGAGATGCTGTATTGAGGGATTTTATTAAAAAACTACGACCTATGCAAAAATCCAAGATGGTGCAAACCAATCAGGCTGCTACCTAGGGTGGGTCTTGCCAAAAAGCGGGATTCATAATTATGCGTAACGGTAATGTAGTAACGTTTCAGgaggtgtgtgtatttcagtagTCATAGTTTTATATAAAATGCACTTAACACACATAAAGAAAAAGGAATGACACACATTGTACAGTTAATAATTCAAATAACTATATTTTCAACCATTCACATGAcatcacactttttttctccaGCCAGTAACTTATAACAGCAACATGTAATCGGCTTCGGCCCGACCTTTTTTCCTAGATTACATTACATAAAACCATTTTTTACACTACTTCTCGAGATTAAATTGCAAGTCTAGCATTTGGCCACAGCGTGGCAGCATGTAACTATTGAGTTTCATAGCAAGTGACAACATTAGATGAATGCAGTTGTACTGGCCGACACCTACTGTAGGTATGTAGACTCTAATAATATAGAGGAGCACCTGAGGAGCATACCTTCACACCCTTCAGTTAATAATGACTTTTGGAATGCATTTATTGAGCATTTCTTGACTGAGCTTCCCAAAGGCAACTACTGAAGCTATTATTTCGCAGAATCATATGCACTTGACATACTATGTTTTCACATAGGCCATATTGCTACTTGAAAATAACAATTAATTTTGATAAACATCCACTCCCTGTTAAATATTTCTT encodes the following:
- the aurka gene encoding aurora kinase A; the protein is MESSARFKLTKDMKIPRPEVKTNGDGPKRIPVSQQSQIAIVTPTPHHRVLGVSNGPQRIQRPTSHQKPASHASVAIKSTHPANQNVNPSTHDTPLPKRVSQQNQPKTQDMRKVNPEPAKPPTEPAKLEKPQNKPAVKDSANTSSSNKRWSLENFDIGRPLGKGKFGNVYMARERQSRFILALKVLFKKQLEKAGVEHQLRREVEIQSHLRHPNILRLYGYFHDASRVYLILEFAPKGELYSELQRCGCFDEARSATYIMELADALNYCHSKKVIHRDIKPENLLLGANGELKIADFGWSVHTPSSRRSTLCGTLDYLPPEMIEGKTHDEKVDLWSLGVLCYEFLVGSPPFETKSHEETYRKISRVEYTYPAQSTISAGAKDLVARLLKHNPMHRLSIQGVLSHPWLVESATKKPTTLNKQESPQ